The genomic segment GTACAGAGAAAAATATGGCTTTGTACATTAGAAAAACAGGGAAGAAGAACTAAGCCTGATAaggactgagcatgctcagtGACTTCCAGGAAGCAAGGAATGTTGAGGGTGGTGAGCAGAGAAAGAGATTTGGGCTGAGCGGAaagctccaaaatgtcctgtccctctaataaaggcttaatgggatattCAACACCAGGTGGTTTACATGACACCAAAAACTTTGGCTACCTATTTCCTTATATTACGTttttgttaaagggacaggacattttgcttcaggcctgttggcaacctgaAGCATTAAATTATATCCTGAACCCGCATAAATTATATCCTGAACCCGTTATATCCTGAACCCAAACAGGGAAGTTAACCCAAAGGGCTCGTTTTTGCTAGGCCTTAAATATATTCTTGCACATGTGGTTATGTGGTTATGTGCAGCTCCTGTTCCTGTAGGAGTTGCttaaaacttatttatttagaaatttattGGAAACCCTGttattctccacaatggggatccaaaatggcttacaacattattatccccctcctcccattttatcctcacaagaacagTCCTCTGGGGTCAGTAACATACTCTCTGGGCTGAGGGTGTATTACtcacccaagctcacccagcaaacttccatggcacagtggggatttgaacctgggtcccccagatcttgtccaacactctaataTGGGCAAGGACTGGGTAGAAATCTATTcctcacccctcccccaccccctttgaacCTTTCTCCAGGACAAAGACTCAGTGACtggtgggagggtgggggagcttCACCAGCAGGATTTCTCTGTTGAATTTCTGTCTGTTTATTGTGCAAGCATCTCAGCAgggaaaaggtggcatatctggGGGTGTGGATACTAagttggatggcccaggctagcctgatctcgtcagatctcagaagctaagcagggtcggccctggttagtatttggatgggagtccaccaaggaataccagggttgctgtgcagaggaaggcactggcaaaccgcctctgttagtctcttgccatgaaaaccccaaaaaaggggttgccataagtcggctgcgacatgaaggcactttacacacagagatacTAAGTTATCACACTTGCCTCCTTTCTGACTGGGATTCTCTCCCCTTAGTGCCTGCGTGACAGAGAAGAAATCAGCATTTGAACCCACATCTCTGGATTCTCATATTGGGGAAAACTGCATCCCCTTAACTTGTGCTTAGCACGCAGCTATGAACTACAAGCGCTGGAGTGCTACCAGCCGATTAGGAAAAAAATACTTAATGTGAACTATATTGAAACAAGtggggtcctccccccccccattgctgatagggttgccagctccaggttgggaaatacctgaagattttgggggcggagcctgaggagggcggggtttggggagggaatctccagctattacctggaggtttggaaatcagcacagtcaaagtACACCACACAGGTGTACACATATTCTCAATGCTATAGATGCAAATATGCCATTTTTCTTTATGGTGAGGTtgaaaagtccaattcaagtcggatatccaatgaatggtgtaatccaaaaagaatgagcttgaaacggccgtcccccagctcattctttttggattataccataCACCTGTGTGGTTGACATTGAGAGAAgtttgtatatatgtatcataGTAGGATAGCATTTGTTGTTATATAACAGTtattgtaatttgtcctaatcactaataataattttgtaattttgtactttgactgtgctgatttccaaacctactaGGTACAGGCATAGTGATGCTCTTATTTGTTtaatctattacctggaggttggcagccctagactggTGAGGAACCACGAGGGAACAATAgggagatttccccctccccctatgGAGCAAGATGACTGGTctctgggtggggttgccaacctccagtggggtctggagctctcctgggatttcagcggatctccagactacagagatcagttcccctggagaaaatggcagcttcggagggcagaCTCTTTGGCACCACgagcctgctgagctcccttccctacCCACTCTGGCATGTAAAGGACTATCTTAACAAAACTGTTGTGAGAATTAAGGTGTGCGAACTGCTTTTGAAGGCTTAAAAACACAATAcaacaaatatttttattgatgttCATTATGTAATCCAGCAAGGATCCAGAGAGCTATTCTTTGAAGGGCTTCCTTCCCTTAATTCTCACAACAGTTTGGTAAGATagtcctttaccttttttcctttttttaaaggaccttccctccctccccaaaaagaaaccagcctgatgaggactgaatgTACTTGTTGTCGTCCAGGGTTCAAACCGCCAATTGGTCACAAAGTTCACTGGCTGACCAAAGGTCAGTCACCCTCTCCCATCTTACCTCACAGAggtggtgtgaggataaaatggaggaacagaGAGTCATAAATGCTGCTTCATTATCAAAATGTGATAATTTTCTGTGTGGAGAATCTCTGCCCACCAAGAGGGGACTAGCTGGCTCCTTAGGAGGAGGAGTGATGATCAGATGAGGGCAGCTACTAATATTTTTTATGTATTTGTTAAAAAATGTATACCGCAGGTTTTTCCTGAGAGAGAACTGAAGGGGTGTACACTGAGGTGCTGCTATTTAACCCGAGCCAAAGCGTGGCTGTCTGAAGAAAAGCTGCCCTGTGTGAACGGTTCGGATGCGCCTGGGGAAAAATCGCCAGGCGTGGGTGTCAgttctagccctgcggcaaacccataaacagattccagatGTTTGTGTGTGCAGGGTGTGTGTTCAAAAgttctagccctgcggcaaacccataaacagattccagcagacggcaagtccacaaaagcagttttattgactagactcgacaggttacagaagccatattcagaatgacactagtaaggggctaaggcaaggcacatggcatatatggaaaagcaaaaggagataaccagtagcccaggcaacccccctcccagaggcaggaaggagtacttggcaattcccacactaaaggaatctatgaaggactctatgaagtctaaacacggggcacggactggccttggagagaactgcaaaacaacacctgggagcacaaccatgaactgtcttcatggcctgcttcCATTCTTCACAATGCTTTGtcaaaacctgctttgctgcaaaggaAAGTTGGTGGCCAGGATCCCAGCAGGAGAAAGGGTGTAGTGCGTCAACACCAGATCAGTATTCTCTCTAGTGGGACAACATTTTTTATTCCAGTACAAAATATTCTAAGCGCCTCACAAAGTTCTGAGGTTTCCCCTCAAATCTTGAACTTTGAGAAGTAACTTTGGTGCTAACagtggttgggcactgtgtgaaccgactgctggacttgatgggcttggagAGCCAATGCACATCAGAGgagacagtactgagctagatggccTGCCGCAGCAAAAAATCAAAAGTACAGTGCTTTATAATTtatgaggggccatggttcagcaATAGAGCCcaagctctctctgtgtgtgtgtgtttgtgtgcagcaCCCTCTGGGGGCAGGGGAACATCACACCTGGAGTCCATGGGGTCTTGAGATCACGAGTCCAGTCACTGTTTCTTTAAGCCAGTTACTTTATTCAGCAAGATCACTCAGCagtcttcatatggaggagcggtgactcacacctggttctccagactggagtcagccgctcttaaccactacgccacaacTGGCTGTCTGGTTAAAATAGTTTCAGTGGGgagctgtgttgatctgcagtagaacagctaggtccagtaggaccttagagaccaacagggaTTTTCAGGGTAGGGCGTgcgctttcgagaatcaaagttCCCCATACTCGAGTCTAGCTAGTCATTAGTAGAAACTACTGAGCTAGACGGGCTGACAGTGTGATTTGGTGTAAGACAACTTTAAATGTTTGTGTGTGCAGGGTGTGTGTTCAAAAGCAGATTGTGCTATGCCCTGGGGAAGGGAACTGTATTCAGTTCTTTAAAAGTTACACTAGACATTGATGTGCAGCTAAAATAGTCTTTTGGGTACGAGCCATTGtactggctgtggctcagtgcaagggcaactgcttggtatgcagaaggtcccaggttcaatccccggcatctccagttgaagggaccaggtgagtaggtgatgtgaaagaccttctctacctgagaccctggagagccgctgccggtctgagtaggcaatactgactttgatggaccaagggtctgattcagtataaggcagtttcatgtgtttagtTCTTTGCCTGGAGACAGCAGCACCAGCGTTAGAGGATATTGAgagtctgactaggatctgggagacccacaatTGAATCTCCCCTCTGCTCTGGAAGCTCAGTTGGTGACCTCAGGCCCTGTCACTTTTAGAGCtgtactggatcagaccggtggtccatctagtctagcatccagtctcacacagtggccaaaaggTTACTCTGGAGGACCATCATACAACAGGCGCATGTGCTCTCGCtctcttaacctaacctacctcacaggattgtttttgtgaagataaagctggggaggagagaacgatgttgcaagctgctttgggtccccacgggggagaaaagtggtgtacgactatctaaataaataaaatcatcctGGAAGAACGAGCTTGGATGATTGTTACTGCTGCTGCATTTACATTTAGCCCTGGCCTGCacagtccaggctagcctgagctcgacagatctcagaagctaagcagggtcggccctggtcagtatttggaagggagaccacaagcGAATACCAGGATTCTGACATGGAGGCGGGAAatagcaaaaccacctctgaatgtctcttgccttgaaaacccacggggtcgcaataagtcagctgtgacttcagggTCAAAAAAATAGTTACATTAAAATTTCAGAGGGAGTGGAACATTCCTGTCCCAACTCATTCAAGAAGGATTTAAAAAGACACCATTCTGCAGTTTTTCAAAATTCCAAGGCTTTattgaaaaaaacaaataaacgcTATCGCTATTGTTTAGTGGATGCCTCTAGCctctagctgtgacttgacggcaaaaaaattaACCCCTAGGCTCTTTGTAACAGTACAAAAGATGGCGCCGACTCAGAAGTTTTGACAGCATTTTAAAACGGCTACCATTTACCCCGGAAGATGCCCCGCATCACAGCAGCCTCAAGATAGATCAGTCTGACAATTTGCACCTAAAATTTCACTTTTCGCATCTCTCAACCACATTTAAGGCCCCGCCATTTCAAAACTCGCCTCCTCTGGGTTAGCAAAAttaaattccttccttccttagaaccaaataaatgcaattaaataacacattttttttaCCCATCATGCTAAGCAGCCTCActtccctgggggagggggatgattcagggcatttttaaaattaataccaTTTACTCTTGTAGTGCTATCGCTCTTCATAGCACTAGTAGAGATTAActtaagcacacacaaaaaattaattGGAGGGGCCATGATAGAATGCATGCAAGTTCTGCTTATGTCCAGGGGAAAAACTATTTTCAGACACTTTAAAAAAGATGTCTGCAGCATAAAGTTCCAATCCTGGGTGGctgttttcagtccctttcctcgAAGAAGTCTCTTCTCTCTTTGTGCTGTTAGTGGATCCTGGAGGACTGAGATATCTACCGTAGTTCATTTATCGGTCTCTCTCAACACTCAGAGCCTCTGCTTTTGGTTGAATcaattagattttaaaaattgggtgTTCAGAAAGTCTTGTTTGGGGTCACTCTACTGGAATTTATTTCTGTTCTGAAGTTGACTGGGACTTGTGTCATTATTTGGGAGCCTCCTGAATGGGAATGTATTTCATGATTCCCTAgtgatttaatttttattataagTAGAGGTGCTGCCTTGGTGAATTCATCCCAGAGTTCGACagttacctcacaggttgtctcaATGAATACAATAGGATTCACATCTGAGCACACTGCCGTTAGTCAGCTAAATTCAGGAACGTGTTTTAGGGGCATGTGAGATTTTTATCAGTGTTGGTTgatttaattttattgaatacaaGGAAGGCCCCTCACACATGCCTCTGAATTTTTACTCATTTCAAATTGTGTTATCTGCACAAAGTATTTGAATTTCCCTAATCCAGGAGCGAGACATAAAATGCAGAGTATGCAAAGCCCTAGACCCAGAACTAAAAAGATTTATCTCCTAGTTAACTTTTCATTGATGATTCGCAAGGTGATGTTGTGTTATCCTCTGAGCATAAACACCATTAAAAGCCTCGATGAATTCTCTGGTGTCGCAGGAACTTCTCCTTATGaataaagcttttcccacactcggGGCATTCGTATCGTTTTTCCCTTGTATGAATTCTCTGATGTTGAGTTAGTTTATCTCTCCGGTAAAAGTTTTTCCCACACTTGGGACATTCGTGCACTTTTTCTCCAGTGTGGATCCTCTGGTGTCTCAAGAGATTTGTTCTCTGGTTGAACCATTTCCCGCACTGCCGGCATccaaatggtttctccccagtgtggattatCTGATGGACCATGACAGCTCCTCGGGatgtgaagcttttcccacacacgGGACATTCGTAAGGATTCTCGCCAGTATGAACCTTCTGATGTCTCATCAGGTTCGATCTCAGATggaagctcttgccacactcGGAGCACACGTATGACCTCTCTCCCATTTGGATCATCTGATGCTTAACAAGATACGGTTTGGGCTGCAAGTTATCCCCCGATATGGGAGGTTCAAAGAAGTCCTCTGCAGCATGACTGATAACAAATCCTGATCGGCAGTGGTACCTTCTACCATACTTGGAGACTAAGGGCTTTTTCGCCGGGGAGGATGCTGCAGAGTTTCCAATGATGGAAGCTGTCAATGCAGTCTCATTGCACCCATGCACTTCCTCTGCCGGCTTTGTTCCCTGATCCCCATGGCACTCCCATCTTTGCCCATAAATCTCCGCTGCTGCGGGACTGTCCCAGGGAGAGATTTCTCCTAATGTCCAGTGTGCTTCTTCTGGGCCCAGCTCTACCTGCTGCCAGTTCTCCACCTTGATCTGACTTCTCTTCTCGTCAcctgaagagacagagagaggaatTTTGTCCATGCTCTGGTCACTGCTTGTTTAGAGCCCAGCAAATTCTCTTGGGGGGGCCTGAAACTTCCCTCCCAGCTCCATGTCCAACTGATCCAGGAGCCTCCGCTGAACTTATCTTTCTGTTGCTGCTCCTATGATCACATGACCCCTCTTACACCTACAGCATTCTTCCCTTTCAGAAAAGACAACCTTGATCGTTTTAActctgtgccaaaaaaaaaaaaatcccccataaATCTGGCACTGAGTACACCATAGAAAATACACAACCGTGACTGGCTTGGTATACTTTTTGATAATCATATGGAGGACCAAAAGCCATGGGAACCACAGGAAGTCAGAACTCTATTGCAGGAAaggggctatggttcagtggtagagcacccagaaggtcccagtttcaatctccagcatctccagtaaaaaggatgaAGTAGTAggtagtgtgaaagacctctgcctgagactgtggagagccactgtcagtctgagtagagaagACTGACTGTGATCGAACAAGGAAGCAACCCTAAGCAGTTCTACTCAAAATCCTTCTCAGGTCTATTAAGTGCAgctaactcccaggaaagtgtgatTGCCAGGGTctcacagtataaggcagcttcaagagtGTGCATGTGTGCTCATGTCAAACATTTACAATGCAGTGCTTCATGAGGCAACTATGAACTAGTCTTTGCAGGGGTCTCAGCATGCTCAAACTGTGAACCTGGATTCTTGAGGGTAGGAGGTGGGTGGGAATGCGCAACAAAAGGTACAATGGTTTAAAATATGGATTTGCAGCCTTATGTCAAATTCAGTTTAATAATAACAGCCTTGTTTACCTAGGCCCCACTAAATTTAATAAAAGATACTGCAAAGCTGAGCATGCTTAGGTGACATTCCTGAGCGTTTTAGCCACAGTTTGCTTGTAAACAAGAACAAATAAGCTTTCTGGGTACAACTGATCGCACCCTCATAATACAAGAGGCGTGATCTTCTCTGGGCCCATGGGTCAATGCTAAAGAATGCCAACTGACTGcgaagttttaaagtttaaatcagGTGTCCTCAAAATGGTGCCAGCCAACACCTTTCATgtgcccaagtgtttttaaaagtggttggggccaagtggggcttttgcccatcaaggcTTCTTATTAGCCAGTggagattggctgtgcagatttttaaaaacattactttggatgcagctgccaccacagaacaagGATCTTCAGTGTGTGCCTGAACCTAagatatggcagccattttgtggctggctccgcctcctgtggcagccattttgtggttgcgcccacagccctgggtcagaattccaaagttgcctgcaggctcaaaaaggttggggacctccaGTTTAAAAGTTAGCTTACTACACTGTTTGTGAAATTTGTAGAAACAAAACCTTTAGAATTCAGGTAGATAGTTTGAGTAATAAGGGATTAAAACACtggtccacccccaccccccaaaatggcCTCCAGGGAAAAAATGCCTAGTATGAGTACACAACCATGTTAATGTGGCCCGTGGATGTTCTGATGCTTAGTCAGTGTGCTTTTGTGACTAAACCGCTTCCCACAGTCAGGACACCCGTAAGGTCTCAGTCCCCTGTGAGTTCTCTGATGCCCAGTCAGCTTATCTCTCCGAGAGAAATTTCTGCCACACTCAGGACATatgtatggtttctctcctgtgtgggttctccgATGGACCATTAAATGTTCTCTCTGCCTGAAGCATTTCCCACACTGAGAACATTCAAAGGGTTTCTCTCCAGTATGAATCCTCCGATGCCTCGTTAGCGCTCCTCTCAGagtgaagcttttcccgcactcGGGACATCCGTgcagtttctctccagtgtgaatGATCTGGTGCTTTTTCAAAGTTTCTTTGTATCTGAAGCCTTTCCCACACTGAGAACATTGATATGCTCCCCCTTCGGCATGAACTCCTTGGTGTCTCTTTAATGACTTTATACAACTGAAGTTTTTCCCACACTGGGGGCAGCTGCAAGGTCTCTCTCCTATGTGGTTGCTCTGGTGTCCAAATGAGGGATCCCTTTCCCCTACTAATTCATACCGCATGTCGCCCTTGTGGATCCTCTGTGGATCAAGGCCACGTTTTGGCTGGACGTTTTGCCCCAATGCAGGAGAGTCGTCACTGGGATTATTCTCACTGGTATGCATCATAACAAGTCCTGATTTGTAGCGGTGCTTTTGCCCAGACAACAAGGGCCTTTTCCCTGCTGGGTCCACCAGGTAGGAGTTGCTAAACAAATCTGCTAGGCCTTCTGTGAACTGACTTCCTTCATTCTCTCCTGGCCTCTCCTGTTGCCAGTTAGACTCGTATCTCTCCTTATGGATTTCGAATGTCCCAGGAATATTCCACTGAGCTAGTTCTGCTAATGTCCCATATATTTCCTCTGGGCCAGGGTCCCCCTGCTGAGAGTTCTCCACTTTGATCTGACTTCTCTTCTCAACAcctgaagagacagagagaggaatTTTGTCCATACTCGTTCACCTCTTGGCTAGAATCCTGCAACCTCCATCTCACAGTCCTTCCCTCCTGCCCTGTCTCCTTGTTTGGCCGATTTCGGCAGCCTCCACTTAAATGTCTTCTCGTGTCTCTACAATCGTATTATACCTCCCCTTATATCTGGGGTCTATTTCTTCACTTGCCCTgatctgcatggcccaggctagcctgatcttgtctgctctcagaagctaagcagggttggccctggtcagtgttcagaagggagaccaccaggaataccagggtcgtgacacataggcaggcaatggcaaaccacctctgaaatgttgcttgccttgaaaaccctaaggggtctccataagtcagctgtgacttgatggcactttccaccacaaccaaTTCGTCACTTAAAAGAAATTACAGGACCAGAAGAGATATGTATCAAGATAAACTTAATTGTGTGTGAAAGTGATCAAGTGTATAAATTATACAAATCAAGGAGGCGTTCTACTTTGCACAGATCTATTGTGCTGCTACTTATTGGGAGTGGGATGGGGAACACCCTCTAGTAAAGGCAGAAGACTAAACCTGCTGTTTTCCCTTCTACTGATCAAACCCCATATCAGACCTTCCTTCTGGAAGGGGGACAGAGACAGCTTACGAAATTGTGCTTTGTGAGGCAATAACAGACTAGAGTTTTCTGCACACTCATAGAAGGCAATTCCCAGGGTGCCCtacaggaaaaaaatggcaggcACTTTTGGTTTCAGAATATGTGACCTCCATAAGCCTAAAAAAGCTTACTTGTTacaaagaagaaaagctggtttttatatgccgactttctctgccacttaagaagcaaaccagcttacaatcaccttcccttcccctccccacaacagacaccctgtgaggtaggtggggctgagagaactgtgactagcccaagggtcacccagctggcttcatgtgtcgaagtggggagtcaaacccagttctccagattagagtccaccgctccaagaagATGAACTTCGCATCTTTGTATGTACAACTGATCATTCCCAGCCAATGACTTTGGGCCCCTGGGTCAAAGCTGAGGGATACCAACTGGTTGTTCTGTTGTGACATCTTTGGGAACGAACCTTCCAGAGAACCACTTTTGGCAGTAACAAGAGTTGGAGGCACTGGCTCACCCTGCTTCTGAAATGACCCTCTAGGGAAATCAGCTACCAGTTCAAAGCAAAATCCCTGCTTCAATCTGCCTTCCATGATCTCTCTGATGCGTGATCATCTGATCTCTCCCATAGAAGTTTCTACCACCAGCTGTTTTGTACATTTACTGTCCTGTGAAGATTCTCTGGGGGCCATCGGCGGATCTCCTTGAATgaaaccttcccccccacacacacactcaggacaACAGTAAGGGTTTTTTCCCTGTATGGCTACTTTGATGTCTAATCAAATTGGCTCTCAGAGGAAAAGTTCTCCCACACTCCAAACACTCAtgaggtttctctcctgtatggattGTCTGATGTCTAATCAAGTGAGCCCTCTCAATGAAACAGTTCCCGCACTCAGGACATCTATGTAGTTTCTCCCCGGTGTGCAACCTCAGATGTTTTGTCAAAGCTCCTTTGGAAGCGAAGCCTCTCCCACACTCAGTACATTTGTAGTATTTCTCTCCTAGATGGCTGCTCCGATGTCTCATGAACTTAGTTCTCATATGGAAGATTTTACCACATTCGGGACATTCATAAGATCTCTCTCCTATTTGGATTGTCTGACGTTTGTCTAGGTCTGATTTTTGCTCCAAGTTTTCCTCTGGATTCAGATGTTCATAACAGTcctcttcagcatgctttaccaGAAAACTTGATTTGTGATGGTCACTTATGCCACACTCGGGGACAAAGGGATTTTTTGCTAAGACACACAATGTGGAGGTCTCACTAAGAGAAGGTTTAAGAGCATCTGTGGTCTCACTGCATTCATTCCTCCCCTCTGCCAGTTTCTTCCCCTGCTCTCCAACAGATTCACCCTTTTCCTTGTGAATTTCAGATGGCCCAGGCACGCTCCTCTGGGTTCCTTCTGCTAATGTCCTGAGTGTTTTTTCTCGTCTAGTCTCTTCCTGCTGAGAGTTCtcagtcttgatctgacttctcTTCTCACCAcctgaagagacagagagaggaatATGGTCCAAGCTGTGGTGAactcttttaaatttttatttaaagcTTACTGCAATCTTCTCGTAGCATACTtaggggaaagggctgtggctcagtggtagagcatctgcttggcatgcagaaggtcccaggttcaatccctggcatctccagt from the Euleptes europaea isolate rEulEur1 chromosome 1, rEulEur1.hap1, whole genome shotgun sequence genome contains:
- the LOC130490613 gene encoding zinc finger protein 383-like, which codes for MIQMGERSYVCSECGKSFHLRSNLMRHQKVHTGENPYECPVCGKSFTSRGAVMVHQIIHTGEKPFGCRQCGKWFNQRTNLLRHQRIHTGEKVHECPKCGKNFYRRDKLTQHQRIHTREKRYECPECGKSFIHKEKFLRHQRIHRGF